One window of Camelina sativa cultivar DH55 chromosome 4, Cs, whole genome shotgun sequence genomic DNA carries:
- the LOC104780723 gene encoding uncharacterized protein LOC104780723, translating into METAEYGIVYAVHIISVQFGTVVSKVCECLLRKGPLSSRDISRFPESEINHNQVKDILYLLIQHNCVQAFSIEPPDGSDSKATVQYLVLLSNILHRGRYNKFSRIVNEELGSQCGAVLDGLLCNGRLTLGQLIERDQDSEKSIGSKVIKDSLQKLVAARFVERIPSPEPVLANKEHEPAKKRGPKAAKILKEPETLEERVLEAATPVDTIRFPLVFEQDSNSSIAENDNNITEGKRKQRDVDLSPTSNEVIWRPNFDEFIRRLRHKVCVEIVKERRDEGCAIVLRAMLEVGRSQEKKVKTDKSVPMSVGSIYEEVIKTEAGRTMLQERVEACLDQLCATSSYIPAFVIEMDSSYIVDFKSIISVAQKDEMEAVVMRRYGKEAFRMFRYLSQEGRFVETDKIADAALTEKKDTPQILLKMWKDSYLHMQKFVVTGGGSGYTSFLLWKVNKLIVTRQMLDEMYHASLNLSLRLTHEGDSEKELMMLSSKILKNTSEGALKERVKKVNAKRMLLSASRFKLDDAIMLFHDF; encoded by the exons ATGGAGACGGCTGAGTATGGCATCGTCTACGCCGTCCACATTATCTCAGTCCAGTTCGGAACCGTCGTATCG AAAGTTTGTGAATGTCTTCTCCGCAAAGGACCTCTTTCTTCGCGAGACATCTCTCGTTTCCCCGAATCTGAAATCAATCATAACCAAGTCAAGGATATTTTGTACCTCTTGATTCAGCACAATTGCGTTCAAGCATTCTCTATTGAGCCGCCTG ATGGTTCCGATAGCAAAGCTACTGTACAGTACCTTGTGCTGCTTAGCAACATTCTTCATCGTGGGAGGTATAACAAGTTTTCAAGGATTGTAAACGAAGAACTTGGGTCTCAG TGCGGTGCAGTTCTTGATGGTTTACTTTGTAACGGTAGGCTTACCTTAGGACAGCTGATAGAAAGAGACCAAG ATTCAGAAAAATCGATAGGTTCAAAAGTGATCAAAGATTCTCTTCAGAAATTGGTTGCTGCCCGTTTTGTTGAGCGCATTCCTTCTCCCGAACCTGTTCTTGCAAACAAAGAACATGAGCCGGCAAAGAAAAGAGGCCCTAAGGCTGCCAAG ATTCTTAAAGAACCGGAAACCTTAGAGGAACGTGTTCTTGAAGCAGCAACTCCAGTTGACACAATAAGGTTTCCACTTGTATTTGAACAAGATTCAAATTCATCAATAGCCGAGAATGATAACAACATCACTGAGGGGAAG CGTAAGCAACGTGATGTGGACTTATCACCTACGAGCAATGAAGTGATTTGGCGTCCTAATTTTGATGAGTTCATCCGCCGCCTTAGACATAAG GTGTGTGTGGAGATAGTGAAAGAACGCAGGGATGAAGGATGTGCCATTGTCTTGAGGGCAATGTTAGAAGTAGGAAGATCGcaggagaagaaggtgaaaacAGACAAGTCGG TTCCAATGTCGGTTGGTTCCATTTATGAAGAGGTTATAAAGACAGAAGCAGGTCGTACTATGTTACAAGAGAGAGTTGAAGCATGCCTTGATCAATTGTGTGCAACGTCTTCCTATATACCAGCATTTGTGATAGAAATGGATAGTTCATATATAGTTG ATTTTAAATCAATTATCAGCGTAGCACAGAAAGACGAG ATGGAAGCAGTAGTTATGAGAAGATATGGGAAAGAAGCTTTCAGAATGTTTAGATACTTATCACAAGAAGGGCGTTTTGTTGAGACCGATAAG attgctGATGCCGCGCTGACTGAAAAGAAAGACACGCCTCAAATCCTTCTGAAGATGTGGAAAGATAGTTACTTACATATGCAG AAATTCGTGGTTACGGGTGGTGGTTCTGGATATACGTCCTTCTTATTGTGGAAGGTAAACAAGTTGATTGTGACGAGGCAAATGTTGGATGAGATGTATCATGCTTCTTTAAACTTGAGTCTCAGGTTGACCCATGAAGGAGATTCCGAGAAAGAG TTGATGATGTTGTCATCGAAGATACTGAAAAACACATCGGAAGGAGCACTaaaggagagagtgaaaaagGTTAACGCCAAGAGAATGTTGCTTTCTGCCAGTAGGTTTAAACTCGATGATGCAATAATGCTCTTTCATGACTTCTAA
- the LOC104780724 gene encoding 60S ribosomal protein L13-1: MKHNNVIPNGHFKKHWQNYVKTWFNQPARKTRRRVARQKKAVKIFPRPTSGPLRPVVHGQTLKYNMKVRTGKGFTLEELKAAGIPKKLAPTIGISVDHRRKNRSLEGLQTNVQRLKTYKAKLVIFPRRARKVKAGDSTPEELANATQVQGDYMPIVREKPTMELVKLTSDMKSFKAYDKLRLERTNKRHAGARLKRAQEAEKEEKK, from the exons ATGAAGCACAACAATGTTATCCCCAATGGACACTTTAAAAAGCACTGGCAGAACTATGTGAAGACATGGTTCAACCAGCCTGCCAGGAAGACCAGAAGAAGAGTTG CGAGGCAAAAGAAGGCTGTGAAGATCTTCCCTCGTCCAACATCTGGACCTCTCCGCCCTGTTGTGCATGGTCAGACTCTTAAGTACAACATGAAGGTCAGAACCGGTAAAGGATTCACTCTTGAAGAGCTCAAG GCTGCTGGTATCCCCAAGAAGTTGGCTCCTACAATCGGTATCTCTGTTGACCATCGTCGCAAAAACCGTTCTTTGGAGGGTCTTCAAACCAATGTCCAGAGGCTGAAAACCTACAAGGCCAAGTTGGTCATCTTCCCGCGCCGTGCCCGGAAGGTTAAG GCTGGTGATTCTACACCAGAAGAGTTGGCCAATGCTACCCAAGTCCAAGGAGACTACATGCCTATTGTACGTGAGAAGCCCACTATGGAGCTCGTTAAGCTGACCTCAGACATGAAGTCCTTTAAAGCATACGACAAGCTGCGTCTCGAGAGGACAAACAAGAGACATGCTGGTGCTAGGCTCAAGAGGGCTCAAGAGgctgagaaagaagagaagaagtga
- the LOC104783921 gene encoding FBD-associated F-box protein At3g49020-like codes for MEQLQRKTGGDGLSNRDVVNEDRISELPEALLVDKLSSLRTKTPIATSVLSKSWKSVWKLLPNLKFDSDYHHTFSEDVSRTLILHKAPVLESLHLMVGCECDALQMGLLVGIAFARHVRKLVLELSFPWRGSVKFPGALCRCNNTLEILELKGSILLDLSSPVCFKSLRKMYLSHVSFKDKESISNLFCGCPCLEDLAVCRFSKADVGVFTIAVPSLQRLSLVDEYYPKAVKGYVINAPSLNYLYINEFDGVELCLIQKAPELVEAKIYSVYHIKNENILETLTPAKRLSLDLSPLHIKHPTGKIFYQLLSLELHTKEDEWWHLLSLMLDSSPKLQILKLIDPYLYSNKYSRIGWKWNRPKCVPECLLFHLETFEWKGYEWQREDEKEVATYILKNARRLKKATLSTKFINSKKLKKLKKRREMLNQLATEVRASDSCHLVLESETF; via the exons ATGGAACAACTACAACG cAAAACTGGTGGTGACGGTTTGAGTAATCGAGATGTTGTAAATGAGGACAGGATCAGTGAGTTGCCTGAAGCTTTGCTGGTGGATAAATTGTCTTCACTTCGAACAAAAACCCCCATAGCCACTAGTGTTTTGTCTAAAAGTTGGAAATCTGTTTGGAAGTTGTTGCCAAATCTCAAGTTTGATTCTGACTATCACCATACATTTTCAGAGGATGTTTCCAGAACTCTGATTCTACATAAAGCTCCGGTTCTAGAGAGTTTGCATTTAATGGTTGGATGTGAATGTGATGCTTTGCAGATGGGTTTATTGGTAGGAATCGCATTTGCTCGCCATGTGCGTAAATTGGTACTGGAGTTGTCCTTTCCATGGAGAGGCTCAGTAAAATTCCCGGGTGCTTTGTGTAGATGTAACAATACACTCGAGATATTGGAACTCAAGGGTTCAATTCTTTTAGACCTTTCTTCTCCGGTTTGTTTCAAGTCCCTGAGAAAGATGTACCTTTCCCATGTAAGCTTCAAAGACAAAGAATCTATTTCCAACCTTTTCTGTGGATGCCCTTGTCTTGAAGATTTGGCCGTGTGTAGATTTAGCAAAGCCGATGTGGGGGTTTTCACTATTGCCGTGCCATCATTACAGAGACTAAGCTTAGTAGATGAATACTATCCAAAAGCTGTTAAGGGCTATGTGATAAATGCTCCTTCTTTGAATTACTTGTACATCAATGAATTCGATGGGGTTGAACTTTGTCTGATTCAGAAAGCGCCAGAGCTGGTGGAGGCAAAAATCTATAGCGTGTATCATATAAAGAATGAGAACATATTGGAAACTCTAACTCCAGCCAAACGTCTTTCCTTAGACTTATCACCattacat ATTAAGCATCCTACTGGTAAAATCTTCTATCAGCTTCTATCTTTGGAGCTGCATACAAAAGAAGACGAGTGGTGGCATCTTCTTTCACTCATGCTCGATAGCTCTCCTAAATTGCAAATCCTCAAACTCATTGAC CCATATCTCTATTCTAACAAATATAGTCGGATCGGCTGGAAATGGAATCGACCAAAGTGTGTACCAGAATGTTTGTTGTTCCATCTTGAGACATTCGAGTGGAAAGGATACGAATGGCAAcgagaagatgagaaagaagtggcTACATACATCCTCAAGAACGCAAGACGCCTGAAGAAAGCAACTCTGTCCACAAAATTCATCAATTCTAAAAAGCTCAAGAAGTTGAAAAAGAGACGTGAGATGCTTAACCAGTTGGCTACTGAGGTCAGGGCTTCAGATTCATGTCACCTCGTTCTCGAATCTGAAACTTTCTAA